One window of Microbispora sp. ZYX-F-249 genomic DNA carries:
- a CDS encoding DUF418 domain-containing protein → MSLTAGRIRRVDALRGFAVCGIMLVNAWQQTVRRAPTSLDWVMTNLFQSRFYPMFAFLFGLSFALFLRSARRRTRRPRVVMLRRLAVLAVLGAAHTLIDPGEVLLPYALLGALVLLPASLLPRWAVLLAGSGTLVASVLDSHPYVLITALFLLGLAAAPGTEPGRGPTRLGGADGLGSGPFLGVVCGAAAVLAAWLTWWWNHAPPGGGVYQAAALCGAVAYAAAFLLLARRATLFETLGRMTLTNYVTGTTVIVVAMPLLEADDTGAALVVLAAVTVAAQAVFCRWWLARHRYGPLEWVWRTLTWWGTSRGIWWGVETTGQTVVRDPRSAVPDPRRPRPGDQPRDRA, encoded by the coding sequence GTGAGCCTGACGGCAGGCAGGATCCGGCGGGTGGACGCGCTGCGCGGGTTCGCCGTGTGCGGGATCATGCTCGTCAACGCGTGGCAGCAGACGGTGCGGCGGGCGCCCACCTCGCTGGACTGGGTGATGACGAACCTGTTCCAGAGCCGCTTCTACCCGATGTTCGCCTTCCTGTTCGGGCTGTCCTTCGCGCTGTTCCTGCGCTCGGCGCGGCGGCGCACGCGGCGCCCGCGCGTCGTCATGCTCCGGCGCCTGGCCGTGCTCGCCGTGCTGGGCGCGGCGCACACCCTGATCGACCCGGGCGAGGTGCTGCTGCCGTACGCGCTGCTGGGGGCGCTCGTCCTGCTGCCGGCGAGCCTCCTGCCCCGGTGGGCTGTGCTGCTGGCCGGCTCCGGCACGCTGGTCGCCTCCGTGCTCGACTCCCACCCGTACGTGCTGATCACCGCGTTGTTCCTGCTCGGCCTGGCCGCCGCCCCGGGTACGGAGCCGGGAAGAGGACCGACGCGCCTCGGCGGGGCGGACGGCCTGGGCAGCGGGCCGTTCCTCGGCGTCGTGTGCGGGGCGGCTGCCGTGCTCGCGGCCTGGCTGACCTGGTGGTGGAACCACGCACCGCCCGGCGGCGGGGTCTACCAGGCGGCGGCGCTGTGCGGGGCGGTCGCGTACGCGGCGGCGTTCCTGTTGCTCGCCCGGCGCGCCACCCTGTTCGAGACGCTGGGACGGATGACGCTGACCAACTACGTGACGGGCACGACGGTGATCGTGGTGGCGATGCCGCTGCTGGAGGCCGACGACACGGGAGCCGCCCTCGTGGTGCTCGCCGCCGTCACCGTCGCCGCGCAGGCGGTCTTCTGCCGGTGGTGGCTCGCCCGGCACCGGTACGGCCCGCTGGAATGGGTGTGGCGCACGCTCACCTGGTGGGGCACTTCGCGGGGCATCTGGTGGGGTGTGGAGACGACCGGGCAGACTGTGGTCCGTGACCCGCGTAGCGCTGTGCCAGATCCCCGTCGACCACGACCCGGAGACCAACCTCGCGACCGTGCGTGA
- a CDS encoding carbon-nitrogen hydrolase family protein: MTRVALCQIPVDHDPETNLATVRDALARARGADLAVFPEATLARFGPRIVETAQPLDGPFVTGLAEAAREHGTAVIAGVFEPAADGRVWNTAVALREDGSLAAAYRKIHLFDSFGAKESKLVAPGDEPAVVELAGLRIGLITCYDVRFPELARALVDRGADTFAVIAAWGSGPLKEDHWTTLVRARAIENTTWTIAVGQAPNPAIPDGFGVGRSMLVDPMGVARHDLGTGPGVLPAEIDAAWTETARATLPSLEHRRLGAGRS, translated from the coding sequence GTGACCCGCGTAGCGCTGTGCCAGATCCCCGTCGACCACGACCCGGAGACCAACCTCGCGACCGTGCGTGACGCTCTCGCGCGGGCGCGGGGAGCGGACCTCGCCGTGTTCCCCGAAGCGACGCTCGCCCGGTTCGGCCCGCGGATCGTCGAGACGGCCCAGCCGCTCGACGGCCCGTTCGTCACCGGCCTCGCCGAGGCGGCGCGGGAACACGGCACCGCGGTCATCGCCGGCGTCTTCGAGCCCGCCGCGGACGGCAGGGTCTGGAACACCGCGGTCGCCCTGCGCGAGGACGGCTCGCTCGCGGCGGCCTACCGGAAGATCCATCTGTTCGACTCCTTCGGCGCGAAGGAGTCGAAACTGGTCGCGCCGGGAGACGAGCCGGCGGTGGTGGAGCTGGCCGGGCTCAGGATCGGGCTGATCACCTGTTACGACGTCCGCTTCCCCGAACTGGCCCGCGCACTGGTCGACCGTGGCGCGGACACGTTCGCGGTGATCGCCGCCTGGGGCTCGGGGCCGCTGAAGGAGGACCACTGGACGACCCTCGTCAGGGCGAGGGCCATCGAGAACACCACCTGGACCATCGCGGTCGGCCAGGCGCCCAACCCTGCCATACCGGACGGGTTCGGTGTGGGCCGCAGCATGCTCGTCGACCCGATGGGGGTCGCCCGCCACGACCTGGGCACGGGCCCCGGCGTGCTGCCGGCGGAGATCGACGCGGCGTGGACCGAGACCGCGCGCGCGACCCTCCCCTCGCTCGAACACCGCCGGCTCGGAGCCGGCAGATCGTAA
- a CDS encoding hydantoinase B/oxoprolinase family protein, with protein MTGRTADPVLVEIVEGTLASVEKEVETAIARTARSPMIRDAHDFRAGIHDVRMRKLTGRSYSALVQPVVRDFPVDTMRPGDVFFHNDVYLSEGGIGHLPDLCVTVPVFHEGEVVAFVQAFGHHDDIGGAVPGSMPSHARSAFEEGLMVPPIKLWDQGVPNRAALTIMTRNSRMPDSLAGDLDAECSACLMGARRLGELFGRYGREAVEVCFDAIVGKTTETFRRELLAKIPEGVHVWEDYAEHDGVDEPRLHAQRITLTVDHSADTPLTIDFTGTSPQAKGPINHAGDYADGVFLKKWLAPILRNLADTPERMAQLDVNEGVVPLIKMVFPEKGTLLTPIFPAPTNARTFVILRLLGVLAGVLAKATGGRMPADQETIRYTGVYGESDDGPYLMREVLGGGSGGRWYADGEDTIHVVPDSRNIPVEFAEARWPFRVERLGLAVDSGGPGEFRGGLGYDKHIRMLRDASFMSIADRSILSCWGVNGGRAGRPFQVTVDGVEMEGLVDDFPVRAGQVIRIRTTGGGGWGSPYDRPAETVAADVRDGKVSFEGAREDYGVVLTGTRDSVVVDAEATERLRERLRETRPPAFFDRGPGYPKLSGGLPYAEVDTV; from the coding sequence ATGACCGGTAGGACCGCCGACCCCGTGCTCGTGGAGATCGTGGAAGGCACGCTCGCCTCGGTGGAGAAGGAGGTGGAGACGGCGATCGCGCGGACGGCGAGGTCGCCCATGATCCGCGACGCCCACGACTTCCGCGCCGGCATCCACGACGTGCGGATGCGCAAGCTGACCGGGCGGTCCTACTCGGCGCTGGTGCAGCCGGTCGTCCGTGACTTCCCGGTGGACACGATGCGCCCGGGCGACGTGTTCTTCCACAACGACGTGTACCTGTCCGAGGGCGGCATCGGGCACCTGCCCGACCTGTGCGTGACGGTGCCGGTCTTCCACGAGGGCGAGGTCGTCGCGTTCGTCCAGGCGTTCGGTCACCACGACGACATCGGCGGCGCCGTGCCGGGTTCCATGCCGTCGCACGCGCGCAGCGCGTTCGAGGAGGGCCTGATGGTCCCGCCGATCAAGCTGTGGGACCAGGGGGTGCCCAACCGTGCCGCGCTCACGATCATGACGCGCAACTCCCGCATGCCCGACAGCCTCGCCGGCGACCTCGACGCCGAGTGCTCGGCCTGCCTCATGGGCGCGCGGCGGCTCGGCGAGCTGTTCGGCCGCTACGGCCGGGAGGCGGTCGAGGTGTGCTTCGACGCGATCGTCGGCAAGACGACCGAGACCTTCCGCCGCGAGCTGCTCGCCAAGATCCCCGAGGGTGTGCACGTCTGGGAGGACTACGCCGAGCATGACGGCGTGGACGAGCCGCGCCTGCACGCCCAGCGGATCACGCTCACCGTCGACCACTCGGCGGACACGCCGCTGACCATCGACTTCACCGGCACCTCACCGCAGGCCAAGGGGCCGATCAACCACGCGGGCGACTACGCCGACGGGGTGTTCCTGAAGAAGTGGCTGGCGCCGATCCTGCGCAACCTCGCCGACACCCCCGAGCGGATGGCCCAGCTCGACGTCAACGAGGGCGTCGTGCCACTGATCAAGATGGTCTTCCCGGAGAAGGGCACGCTGCTCACGCCGATCTTCCCCGCGCCCACCAACGCCCGTACGTTCGTGATCCTGCGACTGCTCGGGGTGCTGGCCGGCGTGCTCGCCAAGGCGACCGGCGGCCGCATGCCGGCCGACCAGGAGACCATCCGCTACACCGGCGTGTACGGCGAGTCGGACGACGGGCCCTACCTCATGCGCGAGGTGCTGGGCGGCGGGTCGGGCGGGCGCTGGTACGCCGACGGGGAGGACACCATCCACGTGGTGCCCGACAGCCGCAACATCCCGGTGGAGTTCGCCGAGGCGCGCTGGCCGTTCCGGGTGGAGCGGCTGGGCCTGGCCGTGGACAGCGGCGGCCCGGGGGAGTTCCGCGGCGGGCTCGGCTACGACAAGCACATCCGCATGCTGCGCGACGCCTCCTTCATGTCGATCGCCGACCGCTCGATCCTGTCGTGCTGGGGTGTGAACGGCGGCCGGGCGGGCCGTCCCTTCCAGGTCACCGTGGACGGTGTGGAGATGGAGGGCCTGGTCGACGACTTCCCCGTACGCGCCGGGCAGGTCATCCGCATCCGGACGACGGGCGGAGGCGGCTGGGGCTCGCCGTACGACCGGCCGGCCGAGACGGTGGCCGCCGACGTCCGCGACGGGAAGGTCTCGTTCGAGGGCGCGCGGGAGGACTACGGCGTCGTGCTGACCGGCACCCGCGACAGCGTCGTGGTGGACGCGGAGGCGACCGAGCGCTTGCGGGAGCGGCTGCGCGAAACGCGTCCCCCCGCCTTCTTCGACCGCGGCCCCGGCTATCCCAAACTCTCCGGCGGCCTCCCGTACGCGGAGGTGGACACCGTCTGA
- a CDS encoding hydantoinase/oxoprolinase family protein, giving the protein MPSVRIGVDTGGTFTDVVLVDEESGRIVTTKTPSTPANPADGFMAGVHKVLEAHAGSRALDAVSALVHGTTVATNQLLEDRPDGTSHLGFVTTEGFEFVLEIARQSVPDGYGNSYFWVKPPRIVPVHRVRTVGGRLDHLGREVRPFDEAQAVRAARWFRERGVTAIGVCFLHSYANPEHERRMREVLEREHPEAVVSLSSDVLREYREYERSVTTLVDAAVKPIMRRYIDNLSERLGRPFSVMKSNGGVLSAAEVVHQPITTVLSGPAAGALGAALVAGTAGHPSVITLDGGGTSTDVAVVVDGEPSLTTEGSIGRYPCKIPMIDIVTVGAGGGSIAWISPEGTLKVGPRSAGADPGPICYGRGGTEVTVTDAHVFLGRVPPHLLGGEIPLDVAAARAGVAALADRLGLTPERCATGILEISAFNQSNAIRQITVQRGLDVRDFPMVAFGGSGPLLACRLIDILGLPAAIVPPDPGNVSAFGLLTVDVKNDYVRTHVARDPSPEAVADILGDLEAQAAAALDREGFAEHVYARSADLRYYGQAYEVRVPAPDGPLDEAWLGAVAERFHAEHERLYGYGYRADPRHAVEWVNLRVSGIGPIVRPKIARRPRQEDEPSPVATRDVYYERWGRTVIYRRGDLGAGAVVRGPAVIEEYGSTLPVHPGFTATMDDYGNLVVVSDDR; this is encoded by the coding sequence ATGCCTAGCGTCCGCATCGGGGTCGACACGGGCGGCACCTTCACCGACGTCGTGCTCGTCGACGAGGAGTCCGGCCGGATCGTCACGACCAAGACTCCCTCGACTCCCGCCAACCCGGCCGACGGGTTCATGGCAGGCGTGCACAAGGTGCTCGAGGCCCACGCGGGGTCCCGTGCCCTCGACGCCGTCTCCGCCCTCGTCCACGGCACCACCGTCGCCACCAACCAGTTGCTGGAGGACCGTCCGGACGGCACGTCACACCTGGGGTTCGTCACCACGGAGGGCTTCGAGTTCGTCCTGGAGATCGCGCGGCAGAGCGTGCCGGACGGCTACGGCAACTCCTATTTCTGGGTCAAACCCCCGCGGATCGTGCCCGTGCACCGGGTGCGTACCGTGGGCGGACGGCTCGACCACCTCGGCCGGGAGGTCCGGCCGTTCGACGAGGCGCAGGCCGTACGGGCCGCCCGGTGGTTCAGGGAGCGCGGCGTCACCGCGATCGGGGTGTGCTTCCTGCACTCCTACGCCAACCCGGAACACGAGCGGCGGATGCGCGAGGTGCTGGAGCGCGAGCACCCCGAGGCGGTCGTGTCGCTGTCGAGCGACGTGCTGCGGGAGTACCGCGAGTACGAGCGGTCGGTGACCACGCTGGTGGACGCGGCGGTCAAGCCGATCATGCGGCGGTACATCGACAACCTGTCGGAGCGGCTCGGCCGGCCGTTCTCGGTCATGAAGAGCAACGGCGGCGTGCTGTCGGCGGCCGAGGTGGTGCACCAGCCGATCACGACCGTGCTGTCCGGCCCGGCGGCGGGGGCGCTCGGCGCGGCGCTCGTCGCGGGGACCGCCGGGCACCCGAGCGTCATCACCCTCGACGGGGGCGGCACCTCGACCGACGTGGCGGTCGTGGTGGACGGGGAGCCGTCGCTGACGACCGAGGGCAGCATCGGCCGCTACCCGTGCAAGATCCCCATGATCGACATCGTCACGGTCGGGGCGGGCGGCGGGTCGATCGCCTGGATCTCGCCCGAGGGGACGCTGAAGGTCGGCCCGAGGTCGGCGGGCGCGGATCCCGGCCCGATCTGCTACGGCAGGGGCGGCACCGAGGTGACCGTGACCGACGCGCACGTCTTCCTCGGGCGGGTGCCTCCGCATCTGCTCGGCGGCGAGATCCCCCTCGACGTCGCCGCCGCGCGGGCGGGCGTGGCGGCGCTGGCGGACCGGCTGGGGCTGACCCCGGAGCGCTGCGCCACCGGCATCCTGGAGATCAGCGCGTTCAACCAGTCGAACGCGATCCGGCAGATCACCGTGCAGCGCGGCCTCGACGTGCGGGACTTCCCGATGGTCGCCTTCGGTGGATCGGGGCCGCTGCTGGCCTGCCGCCTCATCGACATCCTCGGCCTGCCGGCCGCGATCGTCCCGCCGGACCCCGGGAACGTGTCCGCGTTCGGCCTGCTCACCGTCGACGTGAAGAACGACTACGTCCGCACGCACGTCGCCCGCGACCCCTCGCCCGAGGCGGTCGCCGACATCCTCGGCGACCTGGAGGCCCAGGCCGCCGCCGCGCTCGACCGTGAGGGCTTCGCCGAGCACGTGTACGCGCGCAGCGCCGACCTGCGCTACTACGGCCAGGCGTACGAGGTGCGCGTGCCCGCCCCCGACGGCCCCTTGGACGAGGCGTGGCTCGGCGCGGTCGCCGAGCGGTTCCACGCCGAGCACGAGAGGCTCTACGGGTACGGCTACCGTGCCGATCCCCGGCACGCCGTCGAGTGGGTCAACCTCCGGGTGTCCGGCATCGGCCCGATCGTCCGGCCGAAGATCGCGCGCAGGCCCCGCCAGGAGGACGAGCCGAGCCCGGTCGCGACCCGCGACGTCTACTACGAGCGGTGGGGCCGCACCGTGATCTACCGCCGGGGCGACCTCGGCGCGGGCGCGGTCGTGCGCGGCCCCGCCGTGATCGAGGAGTACGGCTCGACCCTGCCGGTGCATCCCGGCTTCACGGCGACCATGGACGACTACGGCAACCTCGTGGTGGTGAGCGATGACCGGTAG
- a CDS encoding DsbA family oxidoreductase codes for MKVEIFSDVVCPWCYIGHHRLRQAVRAFDGDVEVVHRPFQLDPDGVSGGEPLLRALEHKFGGADRVAQMTGHVTGVAAQDGLELRFDRAVAANTLEAHRLIWLAGRAGRDGDMADRLFRAHFTDGLDVGDPATLAKLAAETGVEDTGEGGEQVRAELARARALGVRAVPLFLFEEKFAVSGAQPAETLVAALREVEARTAQEAAPAGGDCDDGACAV; via the coding sequence GTGAAAGTAGAGATCTTCTCCGATGTCGTGTGTCCCTGGTGCTACATCGGCCACCACCGGCTCCGGCAGGCCGTCCGGGCCTTCGACGGGGACGTCGAGGTCGTCCACCGGCCGTTCCAGCTCGACCCGGACGGCGTCTCCGGCGGTGAGCCGCTGCTGCGCGCGCTGGAGCACAAGTTCGGCGGCGCCGACCGGGTGGCCCAGATGACCGGTCACGTCACGGGTGTGGCCGCGCAGGACGGGCTGGAGCTCCGCTTCGACCGGGCGGTCGCGGCCAACACGCTGGAGGCGCACCGGCTCATCTGGCTGGCCGGGCGCGCGGGGCGGGACGGGGACATGGCCGACCGGCTCTTCCGCGCCCACTTCACCGACGGCCTCGACGTCGGCGACCCCGCCACGCTGGCGAAGCTCGCCGCCGAGACCGGCGTCGAGGACACCGGGGAGGGCGGCGAGCAGGTGCGCGCCGAGCTGGCCCGCGCCCGCGCGCTCGGCGTCCGCGCCGTCCCGCTGTTCCTGTTCGAGGAGAAGTTCGCCGTCTCGGGCGCGCAGCCCGCCGAGACGCTCGTGGCCGCCCTGCGGGAGGTCGAGGCGCGTACGGCCCAGGAGGCGGCGCCGGCGGGCGGGGACTGCGACGACGGCGCCTGCGCGGTCTGA
- a CDS encoding SRPBCC family protein, protein MKVSGSALVAAERKRVWDALQDPGVLVRTIPGCERLETTGENVYAMTVTAGVASIKGVYQGEVALRDQEEPDRFTLGARGQGAPGTVEATVAVRLSDAGGGTRIDYDAEAVVGGMIGGVGQRMLASVAKKTAGEFFAAVERHLLSVPAVPAVPAVPAESADAVTAPVTAPVTAPVVAPVVAPVTGESAPRVFTREAPAAPRQGVPAWTMLAAFGTGAGVALGSAVIGWLLGRQSRRR, encoded by the coding sequence ATGAAGGTCTCGGGCAGCGCGCTGGTCGCGGCGGAGCGCAAGCGGGTCTGGGACGCCCTCCAGGACCCCGGTGTCCTGGTGCGGACGATCCCCGGCTGCGAGCGCCTGGAGACGACAGGCGAGAACGTGTACGCGATGACGGTGACCGCGGGGGTCGCCTCGATCAAGGGCGTCTACCAGGGCGAGGTCGCGCTGCGCGACCAGGAGGAGCCGGACCGGTTCACGCTCGGCGCGCGCGGGCAGGGCGCCCCCGGCACCGTCGAGGCGACCGTGGCCGTACGGCTCAGCGACGCGGGGGGCGGCACCCGCATCGACTACGACGCCGAGGCCGTGGTCGGCGGCATGATCGGCGGGGTGGGGCAGCGGATGCTCGCCTCGGTCGCCAAGAAGACCGCAGGCGAGTTCTTCGCCGCCGTCGAGCGGCACCTGCTGTCCGTCCCCGCCGTCCCCGCCGTCCCCGCCGTCCCCGCCGAGTCCGCTGACGCCGTGACCGCGCCCGTGACCGCGCCCGTGACCGCGCCCGTGGTGGCGCCCGTGGTGGCGCCCGTCACAGGGGAGTCCGCGCCGCGGGTGTTCACCCGCGAGGCTCCGGCCGCGCCCCGTCAGGGGGTGCCCGCCTGGACGATGCTCGCGGCGTTCGGGACCGGCGCCGGGGTCGCGCTCGGCAGCGCCGTCATCGGCTGGCTCCTGGGACGCCAGAGCCGCCGGCGATAG
- a CDS encoding MarR family winged helix-turn-helix transcriptional regulator encodes MMDALTGDAGACGVPQGEGSDSLSCLMAQAALGHRVLLAAMLAEIGLYPGQDRVLGTLWENGPMSQNKLAAALGIDMSTMTKSLQRLERSGLVSRAPSPANRRVSVVSTTPKGDALRPEIRRVEEELHRRMSDGLTPEEVETLRSLLAVVTRNTCREVARSQPAMPSSAPSSKPSSKPSSAPTEAAAASR; translated from the coding sequence ATGATGGATGCGCTGACCGGCGACGCGGGGGCGTGCGGGGTGCCGCAAGGTGAGGGCTCCGACAGCCTGAGCTGCCTGATGGCGCAGGCGGCCCTGGGCCACCGGGTCCTGCTCGCCGCCATGCTCGCGGAGATCGGCCTCTATCCCGGGCAGGACCGGGTGCTCGGCACGCTGTGGGAGAACGGCCCGATGTCCCAGAACAAGCTCGCCGCCGCGCTGGGCATCGACATGTCCACGATGACCAAGAGCCTGCAGCGGCTGGAGCGCAGCGGGCTCGTGAGCCGCGCGCCGTCGCCCGCCAACCGGCGGGTCAGCGTGGTGAGCACGACGCCGAAGGGCGACGCACTGCGTCCCGAGATCCGCCGGGTCGAGGAGGAGCTCCACCGCCGGATGTCCGACGGCCTGACGCCGGAGGAGGTGGAGACGCTCCGCTCGCTGCTGGCGGTGGTCACCCGCAACACCTGCCGCGAGGTCGCGCGGTCCCAGCCCGCCATGCCCTCCTCCGCGCCCTCCTCCAAGCCCTCCTCCAAGCCCTCCTCCGCGCCCACCGAAGCGGCCGCGGCGTCCCGGTAG
- a CDS encoding alkene reductase, giving the protein MPFTSFELGSLRLPNRLVMAPMTRSRSYVAGIPSPLTALYYAQRASAGLIITEGVQPSPAGQGYMDTPGLHTDEQVAGWREVTDAVHAAGGRIVAQLMHAGGAGHPANTGRLPVAPSAVRIGGQIFTPSGLQDTPVPVALSTAEVEATVRDFAAAARRAVDAGFDGVELHGANGYLVHQFLSRNANLRDDRYGGTVSGRIRFAVETARAVAAEIGPERVGIRLSPRNGAQGLAEDDADELYPVLVSALADLDLVYLHLVATGGDELNARIRDLWPNALVVNDPAATDPASAAERLLDWGADLVALGKSFLANPDLPLRLRVGAPLNEADLSTAFGGDHRGYTDYPTLALHPAAHPAAA; this is encoded by the coding sequence ATGCCGTTCACCTCCTTCGAGCTGGGCTCCCTCCGTCTGCCGAATCGCCTCGTCATGGCGCCCATGACGCGGTCACGCTCGTACGTCGCCGGAATCCCCTCTCCGCTCACCGCGCTCTACTACGCCCAGCGCGCCTCGGCCGGGCTGATCATCACCGAGGGCGTCCAGCCGAGCCCCGCCGGGCAGGGCTACATGGACACGCCGGGGCTGCACACCGACGAGCAGGTGGCGGGGTGGCGCGAGGTGACCGACGCCGTCCACGCGGCGGGCGGCAGGATCGTCGCCCAGCTCATGCACGCGGGCGGGGCCGGCCATCCCGCCAACACCGGCAGGCTTCCCGTCGCCCCCTCGGCCGTACGGATCGGGGGGCAGATCTTCACGCCGTCCGGTCTCCAGGACACGCCGGTGCCGGTCGCGTTGTCCACCGCCGAAGTTGAGGCCACGGTCCGCGACTTCGCCGCCGCCGCGCGGCGCGCGGTGGACGCCGGGTTCGACGGGGTCGAGCTCCACGGTGCCAACGGCTACCTCGTCCACCAGTTCCTGTCCCGGAACGCCAACCTGCGCGACGACCGCTACGGGGGGACGGTGTCCGGCCGCATCCGGTTCGCGGTGGAGACCGCCCGGGCCGTGGCGGCGGAGATCGGCCCCGAGCGGGTGGGCATCCGCCTGTCCCCCCGCAACGGCGCCCAGGGACTGGCCGAGGACGACGCGGACGAGCTCTACCCCGTGCTGGTGTCCGCGCTCGCCGATCTCGACCTGGTCTATCTGCACCTGGTGGCGACCGGCGGCGACGAGCTCAACGCGCGGATCCGCGACCTGTGGCCGAACGCCCTCGTCGTCAACGATCCCGCGGCCACCGACCCGGCGTCCGCCGCGGAGCGGCTGCTGGACTGGGGCGCCGACCTGGTCGCGCTGGGCAAGTCCTTCCTGGCCAACCCCGACCTGCCGCTGCGCCTGCGGGTCGGCGCGCCGCTCAACGAGGCGGATCTGAGCACGGCCTTCGGCGGCGACCACCGCGGCTACACCGACTACCCGACGCTCGCCCTGCACCCTGCCGCCCACCCTGCCGCGGCGTAG
- a CDS encoding cytochrome ubiquinol oxidase subunit I: protein MDALDLARWQFGVTTVYHFLFVPLTIGLGVYVAGLQTAWLRTGKEHYLRLTKFFGKLFLINFAMGVVTGIVQEFQFGMNWSEYSTFVGDVFGAPLALEALLAFFLESTFLGLWIFGWDRLPKRIHLACLWAAVIGSNLSAYFILAANAWMKHPVGYEVVDGRARMTDLWAVLTNSTALAQVPHVVAASFVVAGGFVIAVAGYRILRERGAGLMPGRGNARAVRDATVPMRRLPDMWRTSLRAALVMTAIAGAVVAGSGDLSGQLLREQQPMKLAAAEGLRHDTAGAPFSIAPGVEVPGLLSLLAAHDPGATVQGVDDIQARYEKTFGPADYTPNLPVVFWSFRVMIGFGMATVGLSVLGLWLTRRPRRRQGGTAKPVPAWFARLCVLALPLPTMAIVAGWLLSEIGRQPWTVQGELMTAASVSPGVSLGEVAITLAVFTVLYGVLALAEGVLLVRHVKAGPELPPAETAPAGAVPDRSDEARLMPTLMY, encoded by the coding sequence ATGGACGCGCTTGACCTGGCACGGTGGCAGTTCGGGGTGACCACCGTGTACCACTTTCTCTTCGTACCCCTGACGATCGGACTGGGCGTCTACGTCGCCGGACTCCAGACCGCCTGGCTGCGTACGGGCAAGGAGCACTACCTCAGGCTGACGAAGTTCTTCGGCAAGCTCTTTCTGATCAACTTCGCCATGGGCGTCGTCACCGGCATCGTCCAGGAGTTCCAGTTCGGGATGAACTGGAGCGAGTACTCGACCTTCGTCGGCGACGTGTTCGGCGCGCCGCTGGCGCTGGAGGCGCTGCTCGCGTTCTTCCTGGAGTCGACGTTCCTCGGGTTGTGGATCTTCGGCTGGGACCGCCTGCCCAAGCGGATCCACCTCGCCTGCCTGTGGGCCGCCGTCATCGGGTCCAACCTGTCGGCGTACTTCATCCTCGCGGCCAACGCCTGGATGAAGCACCCGGTCGGCTACGAGGTCGTGGACGGCAGGGCCAGGATGACCGACCTGTGGGCGGTGCTGACCAACTCTACGGCCCTCGCCCAGGTGCCCCACGTGGTCGCCGCCTCGTTCGTCGTCGCGGGCGGGTTCGTCATCGCCGTCGCGGGCTACCGCATCCTGCGCGAGCGCGGCGCCGGCCTGATGCCCGGCCGCGGGAACGCCCGGGCCGTCCGGGACGCGACCGTGCCCATGCGCCGCCTGCCGGACATGTGGCGGACCAGCCTGCGCGCCGCGCTCGTCATGACGGCGATCGCGGGTGCCGTCGTCGCCGGCAGCGGCGACCTGTCCGGCCAGCTGCTGCGTGAGCAGCAGCCGATGAAGCTCGCCGCGGCGGAGGGCCTGCGCCACGACACCGCCGGCGCGCCGTTCTCGATCGCGCCCGGCGTCGAGGTGCCCGGCCTGCTCAGCCTGCTCGCGGCGCACGACCCCGGCGCGACCGTCCAGGGCGTCGACGACATCCAGGCGCGGTACGAGAAGACCTTCGGGCCGGCCGACTACACCCCGAACCTGCCGGTCGTCTTCTGGTCCTTCCGTGTGATGATCGGCTTCGGCATGGCCACGGTGGGCCTGTCCGTGCTCGGCCTGTGGCTGACCCGGCGGCCCCGGCGCCGGCAGGGCGGCACCGCGAAGCCGGTGCCCGCCTGGTTCGCCCGCCTCTGCGTCCTGGCGCTCCCGCTGCCCACCATGGCGATCGTCGCCGGCTGGCTGCTCAGCGAGATCGGCCGTCAGCCGTGGACCGTCCAGGGCGAGCTCATGACCGCCGCCAGCGTCTCGCCCGGCGTCTCGCTCGGCGAGGTCGCGATCACCCTGGCCGTCTTCACGGTCCTGTACGGCGTGCTGGCCCTGGCCGAGGGCGTGCTGCTGGTGCGGCACGTCAAGGCGGGCCCGGAGCTGCCTCCGGCCGAGACCGCGCCCGCCGGCGCCGTTCCGGACCGGTCCGACGAGGCGCGGCTCATGCCGACGCTCATGTACTGA